Proteins encoded together in one Rhizobacter sp. J219 window:
- a CDS encoding chemotaxis protein CheA — protein sequence MGEMSSEGANLSAGIDLSQFYQVFFEEAGENLDRMEQLLLDFDVEAADDEEMNAIFRCAHSIKGGAATFGFKDVAELTHQMETLLDKLRRHELEPTPAMVDVLLQSGDALRAQLGRHQNGGEGNELDTTELLFNIRAMSAGEAPMVAAPAVAAAPAPVAAPAPAAAVESTAAPAAVKEGARMLELRVGPMDKPEQANNILDLFKEITDLGTIEPLDNGMAADGVRRFKVCTTSSDSDLLDLFTFHVAREQVQILPLGPGFGFHAGAPGAPEEEKADVGYGFFDDAPGAPGAAASSASTAVTTTPATTDAAPAAKASTKPAAKSDKPTAAVEASTLRVSVEKVDQLINLVGELVITQAMLAQNTQGLDPAVYQQLAAGLADLDRNTRDLQESVMSIRMIPMSVVFSRFPRMLRDLAAKLGKKVDFVTQGEATELDKGLVEKITDPLTHLVRNSCDHGIESPQERLAKGKPETGTITLAASHQGGSIVIEVRDDGRGLSREKLLRKARERGIHAPDSMTDQEVWGLIFAPGFSTADVVTDVSGRGVGMDVVKKNITALGGSVEIDSAEGYGMRVSVRLPLTLAIMDGMSVGVGEEVYILPLSSVVESFQVQPDMVKTIGGSGRVVSVRDEYMPVLELEHVFSVPRFDFEHVSGIMVVVEAEGGRIALLVDELLGQQQVVVKNLEANYRKVNDVSGATIMGDGRVALILDTGSLVRRSRH from the coding sequence ATGGGTGAGATGTCTTCCGAAGGCGCAAACCTGAGCGCCGGCATCGACCTGAGCCAGTTCTACCAAGTCTTCTTCGAAGAAGCGGGCGAGAACCTCGACCGCATGGAGCAGCTGCTGCTCGACTTCGACGTCGAAGCCGCGGACGACGAGGAGATGAACGCCATCTTCCGTTGCGCGCATTCGATCAAGGGTGGCGCCGCCACCTTCGGCTTCAAGGACGTGGCTGAGCTGACGCACCAGATGGAGACGCTGCTCGACAAGCTGCGCCGCCACGAACTCGAGCCCACCCCCGCAATGGTCGACGTGCTGCTGCAGTCGGGCGACGCGCTGCGCGCCCAGCTGGGTCGCCACCAGAACGGCGGCGAAGGCAACGAACTCGACACCACCGAGCTGCTGTTCAACATCCGCGCGATGTCGGCCGGCGAAGCGCCAATGGTCGCGGCACCCGCTGTGGCGGCCGCACCCGCGCCGGTCGCCGCACCGGCCCCTGCAGCGGCCGTGGAAAGCACAGCCGCCCCGGCCGCGGTCAAGGAAGGCGCCCGCATGCTGGAGCTGCGCGTGGGCCCGATGGACAAGCCCGAGCAGGCGAACAACATCCTCGACCTGTTCAAGGAGATCACCGACCTCGGCACCATCGAGCCGCTCGACAACGGCATGGCCGCCGACGGCGTGCGCCGCTTCAAGGTCTGCACGACGAGCAGCGACTCCGACCTGCTGGACCTCTTCACCTTCCACGTGGCCCGCGAGCAGGTGCAGATCCTGCCGCTCGGCCCGGGCTTTGGCTTCCACGCCGGCGCGCCGGGTGCCCCGGAGGAAGAGAAGGCCGATGTCGGCTACGGCTTCTTCGACGACGCCCCGGGCGCCCCGGGTGCCGCCGCATCGTCGGCCTCCACCGCCGTGACCACCACCCCCGCCACGACCGATGCGGCTCCGGCCGCCAAGGCCAGCACCAAGCCGGCCGCCAAGAGCGACAAGCCCACCGCCGCCGTCGAAGCCTCGACGTTGCGCGTGTCGGTGGAAAAGGTCGACCAGCTGATCAACCTGGTCGGCGAACTCGTGATCACCCAGGCCATGCTGGCCCAGAACACGCAGGGCCTCGACCCGGCGGTCTACCAGCAGCTGGCCGCCGGCCTCGCCGACCTCGATCGCAACACGCGCGATCTGCAGGAATCGGTGATGTCGATCCGCATGATTCCGATGTCGGTGGTGTTCAGCCGCTTCCCGCGCATGCTGCGCGACCTGGCCGCCAAGCTCGGCAAGAAGGTCGACTTCGTGACGCAGGGCGAGGCCACCGAACTCGACAAGGGCCTGGTGGAAAAGATCACCGACCCGCTGACCCACCTGGTGCGCAACTCCTGCGACCACGGCATCGAGTCGCCGCAGGAGCGCCTGGCCAAGGGCAAGCCCGAGACCGGCACCATCACGCTGGCGGCCTCTCACCAGGGCGGCAGCATCGTCATCGAAGTGCGCGACGACGGCCGCGGCCTGTCGCGCGAGAAGCTGCTCCGGAAGGCCCGCGAGCGCGGCATCCACGCGCCCGACAGCATGACCGACCAGGAAGTGTGGGGACTCATCTTCGCCCCCGGCTTCTCGACTGCCGATGTGGTGACCGACGTGTCGGGCCGCGGTGTCGGCATGGACGTGGTCAAGAAGAACATCACGGCCCTGGGCGGCTCGGTCGAGATCGACTCCGCCGAAGGCTACGGCATGCGCGTCTCGGTGCGCCTGCCCCTCACGCTGGCCATCATGGACGGCATGTCGGTCGGTGTGGGTGAAGAGGTCTACATCCTCCCGCTCAGCTCGGTCGTCGAGTCGTTCCAGGTGCAGCCCGACATGGTCAAGACCATCGGCGGCAGCGGCCGCGTGGTGAGCGTGCGCGACGAGTACATGCCGGTGCTGGAGCTGGAGCACGTGTTCAGCGTGCCGCGCTTCGACTTCGAGCATGTGAGCGGAATCATGGTGGTGGTCGAGGCCGAAGGAGGCCGCATCGCCCTGCTGGTGGACGAACTGCTCGGCCAGCAGCAGGTGGTGGTGAAGAACCTGGAAGCCAACTACCGCAAGGTCAACGATGTGTCGGGCGCCACCATCATGGGTGACGGCCGCGTGGCGCTGATCCTGGACACCGGCAGCCTGGTGCGCCGCAGCCGCCACTGA
- a CDS encoding response regulator yields MQSILAVDDSASMRQMVSFTLKSAGYNVVEAVDGQDAFEKSNARDFDLVLTDQNMPRMDGISLTKKLRDNPKFKATPILILTTESSDQMKQAGRAAGATGWLVKPFDPAKLIEVIKKVVK; encoded by the coding sequence ATGCAATCAATCCTCGCGGTCGACGATTCCGCCTCCATGCGCCAGATGGTCTCGTTCACGCTCAAGAGCGCCGGCTACAACGTCGTCGAGGCGGTGGATGGGCAGGACGCGTTCGAGAAGTCCAACGCCCGTGACTTCGACCTCGTGCTGACCGACCAGAACATGCCCCGCATGGACGGCATCAGCCTGACCAAGAAGCTGCGCGACAACCCGAAGTTCAAGGCCACGCCGATCCTGATCCTCACCACCGAGTCGAGCGACCAGATGAAGCAGGCCGGCCGCGCCGCCGGGGCCACCGGCTGGCTGGTCAAGCCCTTCGATCCGGCCAAGCTGATCGAAGTGATCAAGAAGGTCGTGAAGTAA
- a CDS encoding response regulator gives MSPFAPQEKRLRLLHLEDSELDHQLMVAHLRRDGLLAETMRVDSEAAFLQALDVEPTWDVVVSDYNLPGFSGLVALDLLKASGKMIPFVLVSGEIGEDTAVEAMRNGASDYLLKNNLTRLAPALLHAVETHELQLARQRADRELGESKQRVHELAQHLQTSVELERAAIAREIHDDVGGSLTALKFDLAWIARHSDSPEVLARVNSALETVSHAIEASQRVMHNLRPAILEQGLIAALQWMASRFEKRTGITCEFRSRHEHLTLPPGVPLVAYRTAQEALTNVSKHAQASQVHIDLSLAGGVLSLEVSDNGRGLNQDDLAKARSFGIRGLHERAGTVGGWVDLSSGPGGTTLILSVPLEPDTDNMDLEITEPGDFKESSGPYDPTVWGAL, from the coding sequence ATGTCTCCTTTCGCCCCGCAAGAAAAGCGGCTGCGGCTGCTTCACCTGGAAGACTCCGAGCTGGACCACCAGCTCATGGTGGCCCACCTGCGCCGCGACGGCCTGCTGGCCGAGACCATGCGGGTCGACTCGGAAGCCGCCTTCCTGCAGGCCCTCGATGTCGAGCCCACGTGGGACGTGGTCGTCTCCGACTACAACCTGCCGGGCTTCTCGGGCCTGGTCGCGCTCGACCTGCTCAAGGCGAGCGGCAAGATGATCCCGTTCGTGCTGGTCTCGGGCGAGATCGGCGAAGACACCGCGGTCGAGGCCATGCGCAACGGCGCGTCCGACTACCTGCTCAAGAACAACCTGACCCGTCTCGCGCCGGCACTTTTGCACGCGGTCGAGACCCACGAGCTGCAGCTGGCGCGCCAGCGCGCCGACCGCGAACTGGGCGAATCGAAGCAGCGGGTGCACGAGCTGGCGCAGCACCTGCAGACCAGCGTGGAATTGGAGCGCGCAGCGATTGCCCGAGAGATCCACGACGACGTAGGGGGCTCGCTCACCGCGCTCAAGTTCGACCTCGCCTGGATTGCCCGCCACAGCGACTCGCCCGAGGTGCTGGCGCGTGTGAATTCCGCCCTCGAAACCGTGAGCCACGCCATCGAGGCCAGCCAGCGGGTGATGCACAACCTGCGACCCGCCATCCTGGAGCAGGGCCTGATCGCCGCGCTGCAGTGGATGGCCAGCCGCTTCGAGAAGCGCACCGGCATCACCTGCGAATTCCGCAGCCGCCACGAGCACCTCACGCTGCCGCCGGGGGTGCCGCTCGTGGCTTACCGCACGGCCCAGGAGGCGTTGACCAACGTGTCGAAGCACGCCCAGGCCTCGCAGGTGCACATCGACCTCTCGCTGGCCGGCGGGGTGCTGTCGCTGGAGGTGAGCGACAACGGCCGTGGCCTCAACCAGGACGACCTCGCCAAGGCGCGCTCGTTTGGCATCCGCGGCCTGCACGAGCGTGCGGGCACGGTGGGCGGCTGGGTCGACCTGTCCAGCGGGCCGGGTGGCACCACCCTCATCCTCTCGGTGCCGCTGGAGCCCGACACCGACAACATGGACCTCGAAATCACCGAGCCGGGAGACTTCAAGGAATCCTCCGGACCCTATGACCCCACGGTGTGGGGCGCTCTATGA
- a CDS encoding response regulator transcription factor: MIKVLLCDDHALIRRGIRDTLSDAPDIQVIGEAGDYGELRSLMRTTGEADVLVLDINLPGRSGLDVLHVLKDEGTTMRVLVVSMYPEDQYAIRALRAGAYGYVNKGGDPAVIVQAVRTVGQGRKYVTPEIAQMLVESLTTPGAEAAHEKLSDRELQTLVMIASGKRLSDIAEELTLSPKTVSVYRARVLEKLGLSNNSEMTVYAIRNGLVGGSRLFTA; encoded by the coding sequence ATGATCAAAGTCCTGCTCTGCGACGACCACGCGCTCATCCGCCGCGGCATCCGCGACACCTTGTCCGATGCCCCCGACATCCAGGTGATCGGCGAGGCCGGCGACTACGGCGAGCTGCGCAGCCTGATGCGCACCACGGGCGAGGCCGACGTGCTGGTGCTCGACATCAACCTGCCCGGGCGCAGTGGGCTCGACGTGCTGCATGTGCTGAAGGACGAGGGCACCACGATGCGGGTGCTGGTGGTCTCGATGTACCCGGAAGACCAGTACGCGATCCGGGCGCTGCGGGCCGGGGCGTACGGCTACGTCAACAAGGGCGGCGACCCGGCGGTCATCGTGCAGGCGGTGCGCACGGTGGGGCAGGGGCGCAAGTACGTCACGCCCGAGATCGCACAGATGCTGGTGGAGTCGCTCACGACACCGGGCGCCGAGGCGGCGCACGAGAAGCTGTCGGATCGGGAGCTTCAGACGCTGGTGATGATTGCTTCTGGGAAGAGGCTTTCTGATATCGCCGAAGAGTTGACGCTGTCGCCGAAGACAGTGTCTGTGTATCGGGCTCGGGTGTTGGAGAAGCTGGGCTTGTCCAACAACTCGGAGATGACGGTTTATGCGATTCGGAATGGGCTTGTGGGGGGGAGTAGGTTGTTCACGGCGTGA
- a CDS encoding protein phosphatase CheZ, with translation MKMENLAVLSPPTAPAGASPEVFHQLGMITRQLHDTLHQLGVMPKLQHAANDLPDARSRLNYIAEKTGSAANKVLNSVDQAKVEHNAIAAETRRIAAAIVADPVKAVASGSVMNFVGDVEAATARIDQHLTDIMMAQDFHDLTGQVVAKVVSLASDLEDSLVKLLVQAAPPEQAQKVIEHAKELNGPVVNPEGRTDVVKNQGEVDDLLASLGF, from the coding sequence ATGAAGATGGAAAACCTGGCCGTACTGTCGCCACCAACCGCCCCCGCGGGCGCTTCGCCCGAGGTGTTTCACCAGCTCGGCATGATCACCCGCCAGCTGCACGACACGCTGCACCAGCTGGGCGTGATGCCCAAGCTGCAACATGCCGCCAACGACCTGCCCGATGCGCGCAGCCGCCTGAACTACATCGCCGAGAAGACCGGCAGCGCCGCCAACAAGGTGCTGAACTCGGTCGACCAGGCGAAGGTGGAGCACAACGCCATCGCCGCCGAGACTCGCCGCATCGCCGCCGCGATCGTGGCCGACCCGGTGAAGGCGGTGGCTTCAGGCTCGGTGATGAACTTCGTGGGCGACGTCGAAGCGGCCACCGCGCGCATCGATCAGCACCTGACCGACATCATGATGGCGCAGGACTTCCACGACCTCACCGGCCAGGTGGTGGCCAAGGTGGTGTCGCTCGCGTCTGATCTCGAGGACAGCCTGGTGAAGCTGCTGGTGCAGGCCGCGCCGCCCGAGCAGGCGCAGAAGGTCATCGAGCATGCCAAGGAGCTGAATGGGCCGGTGGTGAACCCGGAGGGGCGCACGGACGTGGTCAAGAACCAGGGTGAGGTGGACGACCTGCTCGCCAGTCTTGGGTTCTGA
- the cheY gene encoding chemotaxis response regulator CheY — MSNPDMKFLIVDDFSTMRRIVRGLLKELGYNNAEEAEDGVAALNLLKNTKFDFVVSDINMPNMNGFELLAAIKAEASLKHIPVLMVTAEARKEDIVRAAQDGAAGYIVKPFTKATLEEKVQKIMQKLATAA; from the coding sequence ATGAGCAACCCTGACATGAAGTTCCTGATCGTCGACGACTTCTCGACCATGCGCCGCATCGTGCGCGGGTTGCTGAAGGAGCTCGGCTACAACAACGCCGAAGAGGCCGAAGACGGCGTCGCTGCGCTGAACCTGCTGAAGAACACCAAGTTCGACTTCGTGGTGAGCGACATCAACATGCCCAACATGAACGGCTTCGAGCTGCTGGCGGCCATCAAGGCCGAGGCGAGCCTCAAGCACATTCCGGTGCTGATGGTGACCGCCGAAGCCCGCAAGGAAGACATCGTGCGCGCCGCCCAGGATGGCGCCGCCGGCTACATCGTCAAACCTTTCACCAAGGCCACCTTGGAAGAGAAGGTCCAGAAGATCATGCAAAAACTGGCCACTGCGGCCTGA
- the motB gene encoding flagellar motor protein MotB: MAGDSKKLQPIIIKRIKKGGHAAHGGAWKIAYADFVTAMMAFFLLMWLLGSTTEGDKKGIADYFNAPLRVALLSGGSGSGDSSHVIRGGGTDLTRSGGQVKRGDIDTTRSTINLAAMRAEQRAGETGKLEQVKSHIEKMLAEAERFGNVKNQVKLDMTADGLRIQIIDEQSRPMFDSGSAVVKPYMRELLRDIGSVLAEVPNRLTLEGHTDAQPFAADRDGLGYGNWELSSDRANASRRELTAGGLPTDRVLRVQGLASSVPFDKNDPLSPSNRRISIIVMNRDAEDRFFNKPPPAEESATTAPAVPKVATEAAVAPSITNPNAR, from the coding sequence ATGGCGGGTGACAGCAAGAAACTCCAGCCGATCATCATCAAGCGCATCAAGAAGGGTGGGCATGCTGCCCATGGCGGTGCGTGGAAGATCGCGTACGCCGACTTCGTGACGGCGATGATGGCGTTCTTCCTGCTCATGTGGCTGCTCGGCTCCACGACCGAGGGCGACAAGAAGGGCATTGCCGACTACTTCAACGCGCCGCTTCGGGTGGCGCTGCTGTCGGGCGGCAGCGGCTCGGGCGATTCGTCGCACGTGATCCGCGGCGGCGGCACCGACCTCACGCGCTCGGGCGGCCAGGTCAAGCGCGGCGACATCGACACCACCCGCTCCACCATCAACCTCGCCGCGATGCGCGCCGAGCAGCGCGCCGGCGAGACCGGCAAGCTGGAGCAGGTGAAGTCGCACATCGAGAAGATGCTGGCCGAGGCCGAACGCTTCGGCAACGTGAAGAACCAGGTCAAGCTCGACATGACGGCCGACGGCCTGCGCATCCAGATCATCGACGAGCAAAGCCGGCCGATGTTCGACAGCGGCAGCGCCGTCGTGAAGCCCTACATGCGCGAGCTGCTGCGCGACATCGGCTCGGTGCTTGCCGAGGTGCCCAACCGGCTCACGCTCGAAGGTCACACCGACGCGCAGCCCTTCGCGGCCGACCGCGACGGCCTGGGCTATGGCAACTGGGAGCTGTCGTCCGACCGCGCCAATGCCTCGCGCCGCGAACTCACCGCTGGCGGCCTGCCGACCGACCGGGTGCTGCGCGTGCAGGGGCTTGCCTCCAGCGTGCCGTTCGACAAGAACGACCCGCTCAGCCCGAGCAATCGGCGCATCAGCATCATCGTGATGAACCGCGACGCAGAAGACCGCTTCTTCAACAAGCCGCCGCCAGCAGAAGAATCCGCGACGACCGCTCCAGCTGTGCCCAAAGTCGCAACTGAAGCTGCGGTCGCCCCCTCAATAACCAATCCGAACGCCCGATAA
- the motA gene encoding flagellar motor stator protein MotA gives MFVLIGYGVALGCIFGAYILHGGNLGVILKALPTEMMAIVGGALGAFVVNNQPKVLKATMAALPTLLKGSKYTKARYMELLALLYDILQKARKEGLMSIEKDVEEPQNSPLFKKYATVGSDHHVVEFVTDYLRMMVSGNLNAHEIESLMDSEIDTHHHEAHAPAAAIGRLAGALPAFGIVAAVLGVVNTMGSVGQPPAILGGMIGSALVGTFLGILLAYAVAEPLAGLMEQKNDEGTKELQCIKTTLLASMQGYAPQVAVEFGRKVLYSTERPTFIELESHVKGKK, from the coding sequence ATGTTTGTTCTCATCGGCTACGGCGTCGCCCTGGGGTGCATCTTCGGGGCCTACATCCTCCACGGCGGCAACCTCGGGGTCATCCTGAAGGCACTGCCGACGGAGATGATGGCCATCGTCGGCGGAGCCCTGGGCGCGTTCGTGGTCAACAACCAGCCCAAGGTGCTCAAGGCCACCATGGCCGCGCTGCCCACCCTGCTCAAGGGCAGCAAGTACACCAAGGCACGCTACATGGAGCTGCTCGCGCTGCTCTACGACATCCTGCAGAAGGCCCGCAAGGAGGGCCTGATGTCGATCGAAAAAGACGTCGAAGAGCCGCAGAATTCGCCCCTCTTCAAGAAGTACGCGACTGTCGGCAGCGATCACCACGTGGTCGAGTTCGTCACCGACTACCTGCGCATGATGGTCTCGGGCAACCTCAACGCCCACGAGATCGAAAGCCTGATGGACAGCGAGATCGACACCCACCACCACGAGGCGCATGCGCCCGCGGCGGCGATCGGCCGGCTGGCCGGCGCCCTGCCCGCCTTCGGCATCGTGGCCGCCGTGTTGGGCGTGGTGAACACCATGGGCTCGGTGGGCCAGCCGCCCGCCATCCTCGGCGGCATGATCGGCTCAGCGCTCGTCGGCACCTTCCTCGGCATCTTGCTGGCCTACGCCGTCGCCGAGCCGCTGGCCGGCCTGATGGAACAGAAGAACGATGAAGGCACGAAGGAGCTGCAGTGCATCAAGACCACGCTGCTCGCGAGCATGCAGGGCTATGCACCGCAGGTCGCCGTTGAGTTCGGCCGCAAGGTCCTCTACTCGACTGAGCGCCCGACCTTCATCGAACTCGAGAGCCATGTGAAAGGCAAGAAGTAA